A stretch of the Gossypium hirsutum isolate 1008001.06 chromosome D07, Gossypium_hirsutum_v2.1, whole genome shotgun sequence genome encodes the following:
- the LOC107904831 gene encoding uncharacterized protein, producing the protein MLKSTITGAASTSLSAHKKTKGRGFCEGDADLHSRLASRDFESLGTDDGPGPQRCTSKAEPYKIGERTTDIMLEILNLDKKEVVSINGISNQEFTEMGVREYDQRENIRYGDSHSSSGFLGTQHFAQPNMTRTSKPTRFTLNEQETSQQLIGIEQSKFRIK; encoded by the exons ATGCTCAAGTCCACCATCACCGGTGCCGCTTCCACCTCTCTTTCTGCTCATAAGAAGACCAAGGGTCGTGGCTTCTGTGAGGGCGATGCTGACCTCCACTCCCGTCTCGCCTCCCGTGACTTCGAGTCCCTCGGCACTGACGACGGCCCCGGTCCCCAGAGAT GTACCAGCAAGGCCGAACCATATAAAATCGGTGAAAGGACAACTGATATCATGCTTGAAATATTAAATTTGGACAAGAAAGAGGTTGTCTCAATTAATGGAATTTCAAATCAGGAATTTACTGAG ATGGGGGTTAGAGAATACGATCAAAGGGAAAACATCAGATATGGTGATTCCCATTCAAGCAGTGGCTTCTTAGGCACCCAACATTTTGCACAACCAAACATGACCAGAACTTCTAAACCTACAC GATTCACACTCAATGAGCAAGAAACATCTCAGCAACTCATTGGGATCGAGCAGTCAAAATTCAGAATCAAGTGA